The following proteins come from a genomic window of Heyndrickxia acidicola:
- a CDS encoding acetylornithine deacetylase, protein MDFVTEELAARITNEIEARKDELIQLVSKLVGYPTVSPPARNSSKIQHYINKYLMDLDFKTERWEVYPGDSNVVGILPGDSAEAYKSLIINGHVDVAEVGDESDWETPPFVLREEGGYLYGRGVADMKGGLAGALLAVKVLKDLNIPLKGNLQLQSVIGEEVGEAGTLDCTERGYKADFAVVVDTSDLHIEGQGGVITGWITIQSTETYHDGLRRKMVHAGGGIHGANAIEKMMKVISGLQELERHWAITKQYPGFAPGTNTINPAVIEGGRHAAFVADRCSLWVTVHFYPNENYEQIIKEIEEHIHLVAQSDPWLRNHPPQFKWGGKSMIMDKGEVFPSLEIDPEHIGTRLLVKSYRNTLGKKPEIGMSTTVTDAGWLGRAGIPTVIFGPGKLEDAHAINEKLEVQQLVDFTKTLAMFMAEWCNTQKEEKEWPFQNGSMKN, encoded by the coding sequence TTGGACTTTGTTACAGAAGAACTAGCTGCAAGAATTACGAATGAGATTGAGGCAAGAAAAGATGAACTTATTCAATTAGTATCTAAACTTGTGGGATATCCAACTGTAAGCCCTCCAGCCCGCAATTCAAGCAAAATACAACATTACATAAATAAGTATTTAATGGATTTGGATTTTAAAACGGAGAGATGGGAGGTCTACCCCGGTGACTCCAACGTTGTGGGGATATTGCCTGGAGACTCTGCAGAAGCATACAAAAGCTTAATTATAAACGGCCATGTGGACGTGGCAGAAGTAGGGGATGAGAGTGATTGGGAAACACCGCCTTTTGTTTTAAGAGAAGAGGGGGGCTATCTATACGGCCGGGGAGTTGCAGATATGAAAGGCGGTTTGGCAGGAGCATTGCTGGCCGTGAAGGTGTTAAAAGATTTAAATATCCCACTTAAAGGGAATCTTCAATTACAATCGGTCATTGGTGAAGAGGTGGGGGAAGCAGGAACCCTTGATTGTACGGAGAGAGGGTACAAAGCGGATTTTGCAGTAGTCGTGGATACCAGTGATCTTCATATCGAGGGCCAAGGAGGAGTCATTACAGGCTGGATTACCATACAGAGCACAGAAACGTACCATGATGGTTTACGCAGAAAAATGGTTCACGCAGGCGGCGGGATACATGGGGCCAATGCTATTGAAAAGATGATGAAAGTCATCTCAGGTCTTCAGGAGCTTGAACGGCATTGGGCGATTACAAAACAATACCCTGGTTTTGCTCCGGGTACCAACACCATTAATCCTGCCGTCATTGAAGGTGGGCGGCATGCAGCCTTTGTTGCCGACCGATGTTCATTGTGGGTGACAGTACACTTTTATCCCAATGAGAACTATGAACAAATCATCAAGGAAATTGAAGAACATATCCATCTTGTAGCTCAAAGCGACCCTTGGTTAAGGAATCATCCTCCTCAATTTAAATGGGGAGGAAAATCCATGATTATGGATAAGGGCGAAGTCTTCCCTTCTCTTGAAATCGATCCTGAACACATAGGAACAAGATTACTGGTGAAGTCGTATCGAAATACCTTAGGCAAGAAACCCGAAATAGGGATGTCTACGACAGTCACCGATGCAGGATGGCTTGGACGGGCAGGTATCCCAACAGTCATATTCGGTCCGGGAAAACTGGAGGATGCCCACGCTATAAATGAAAAGCTGGAAGTTCAACAATTGGTTGATTTTACAAAAACCTTAGCGATGTTTATGGCTGAGTGGTGCAATACGCAAAAGGAGGAAAAAGAATGGCC